The window AAGGCCcagcacgcgtctccggggtgtgccccccctcacgaacggcgccgccgccggcacctagaggggggaaacggacgcgtcgggtctacacggaggggctCTTGctgtctggcccggatgttgctccaaagtgttcctatgggctgacctaccacaaccgggtggataggtccactgctcaaagcccgtccgtgcaaagtcaaagggttagatcccgtggtcaaacgctacagggttaggcgggacgggagccctgggggggggggggtagcaatgccacccgagcgtcgcaccgggccctcatacatacGGGGTGGTGTAGTGGCATGTCCGAAGatgcggcacgcgtctccggggtgtgccccccctcacggacggtgattacacggtagtagacgttctgcggtaacgatgcggcgtgaatattattaaatactcagagcgcgataaaatcatgagttttttacacgacgtgggcacatgtgctgtaggactgatggtaatttttcataattgttcatgatggagtagtatctgaacaattccctctacgcggattgctcttcgcgggtctacgactgtggccggcggcctcctggggctagcatgccgccaaatcttgcgtaggcggcctctcacaagtctggaagtgttgtggtgggtgcaaacgcccgacacgcgtctccggggtgtgccccccctcacggacggcgccgccgccggcaactGGAGGGgcgaaacggacgcgtcgggtctacacggaggggatcttgctgtgggtctggcccggatgttgctccaaagtgttcctatgggctgacctaccacaaccgggtgtataggtccactgctcaaagcccgttcgtgcaaagtcaaagggctagatcccgtggtcaaacgctacagggttcgGCGGGACAGGGGCCCTGGGGGgatagcaatgccacccgagcgtcgcaccgggccctcatacatgcggggtggtgtggtggcatgtccgaagaggcggcatgcgtctccagggtgtgccccccctcacggacggcgatgacacggtagtagacgttctgcggtaacgatgcagcgtgaatattattaaatactcggagcgcgataaaatcatgagttttttacacgacgtgggcacatgtgctgtaggactgatggtaatttttcataactgttcgtgatggagtagtatctgaacaattccctctacgcggattgctcttcgcgtgtctacgactgtggccggcggcctccgggggctagcatgccgccaaatcttgcgtaggcgacctctcacaagtctggaagtgttgtggcgcgTGAAAatgcccggcacgcgtctccagggtgtgccccccctcacggacggcgccgccgtcgacgcctggaggggggaaacggacgcgtcgggtctacacggaggggatcttgctgtgggtctggcccggaagttgctccaaagtgttcctatgggctgacgtaccacaaccgggtggataggtccactgctcaaagcccgtccgtgcaaagtcaaagggctagatgcCGTGGTCAAACTCTACAAGGTTAGGCGGGATGggggccttggggggggggggggtagcaatgccacccgagcgtcgcaccgggccctcatacatgcggggtggtgtggtggcatgtgcgaagaggcggcacgcgtctccggggtgtgcccccctcacagACGGTGCCGTCGCcagcacctggaggggggaaacggacgcgtcgggtctacacggaggggatcttgctgtgggtctggcccggatgttgctccaaagtgttcctatgggctgacctaacataactgggtggataggtccactgctcaaagcccgtccgtgcaaagtcaaagggctagatcccgtggtcaaacgctacagggttaggcacGACAGGGGCCTTGGGGGgatagcaatgccacccgagtgtcgcaccgggccctcatacatgcggggtggtgtggtggcatgtccgaagaggcggcacgcgtctccgtggtgtgccccccctcacgaacgacgatgacacggtagtagacgttctgcggtaacgatgcggcgtgaatattattaaatactcggagcgcgataaaatcatgagttttttacacgacgtgggcacacatgctgtaggactgatggttatttttcataattgttcgtgatggagtagtatctgaaaaattccctctacgcggattgctcttcgcgtgtctacgactgtggccggcggccttcgggggctagcatgccgccaaatcttgcgtaggcggcctctcacaagtctggaagtgttgtggcgggtgcaaacgcccggcacgcgtctccggggtgtgccccctcacggacggcgccgccgccggcacctggaggggggaaacggacgcgtcgggtctacagagaggggatcttgctgtgggtctggcccggatgttgctccaaagtgttcctatgggctgacctaccacaaccgggtggataggtccactgctcaaagcccgtccgtgcaaaatcaaagggctagatcccgtggtcaaacgctacagggttcgGCGGGACAGGGGCCCTGGGGGgatagcaatgccacccgagcgtcgcaccgggccctcatacatgcggggtggtgtggtggcatgtcccaagaggcggcatgcgtctccagggtgtgcccccctcacggacggcgatgacacggtagtagacgttctgcggtaacgatgcagcgtgaatattattaaatactcggagcgcgataaaatcatgagttttttacacgacgtgggcacatgtgctgtaggactgatggtaatttttcataactgttcgtgatggagtagtatctgaacaattccctctacgcggattgctcttcgcgtgtctacgactgtggccggcggcctccgggggctagcatgccgccaaatcttgcgtaggcgacctctcacaagtctggaagtgttgtggcgggtgaaaatgcccggcacgcgtctccggggtgtgccccccctcacggacggcgccgccgtcgacgcctggaggggggaaacggacgcgtcgggtctacacggaggggatcttgctgtgggtctggcccggatgttgctccaaagtgttcctatgggctgacctaccacaaccgggtggataggtccactgctcaaagcccgtccgtgcaaagtcaaagggctagatgcCGTGGTCAAACTCTACAAGGTTAGGCGGGatgggggccctggggggtagcaatgccacccgagcgtcgcaccgggccctcatacatgcggggtggtgtggtggcatgtccgaagaggcggcacgcgtctccggggtgtgcccccctcacggacggtgccgccgccggcacctggaggggggaaacggacgcgtcgggtctacacggaggggatcttgctgtgggtctggcccggatgttgctccaaagtgttactatgggctgacctaacataaccgagtggataggtccactgctcaaagcccgtccgtgcaaagtcaaagggctagatcccgtggtcaaacgctacagggttaggcgggacggggggcctacgggggtagcaatgcctcccaagcgtcgcaccgggacctcatacatgccgtacggtgtggtggcatgtccgaagaggcggcacgcgtctccggggtttGCCCCCCTCCAAGTGACGGCGGCACTGCCTTGCGTGCAGGGGGCCGGCGCACACCGCGGAGCCCCAAGACGGGCATCTACGCATGCCTGAACACTTTCACATATGCATCGGGACCCGTGCGATGTTTCGGTGACATAGCTACATCCCGAATCCCCCCCCAACCAGAATTCCCTTCGTGTCGACCGTTTCCCCCTCCGTGACACGGCGATAGCGACGTTCGTAACGGGGGGCAATCGATATACCATCAGGGTATGTTTTTTAGATAAGGCATAATTATCttatgcaaaaacaaaaactaaaataaagtaaaaataacaaaataaagtaaaaataaaaaataaagtaaaataaatgtatggcgacggcaaggccgtcggcatatctgtgcacacacggaggtgcagtcccacggatcgatgacgtggcatggcacacggatcgatgacgtggcatggcacacggatcgatgacgtggcagaggggcctatgccgacggctgtGCCGTAGGCATACCTTCGCCATAGATAGTATAAAgcaaaattaaaaataaaactaaataaacatatgccgacggcaaggccgtcggcatagctgcGCACACGGATCGATGATGTGGCGGAGGAGCATGGGCctggtctatgccgacggccttgccGTAGGCATACTTCTGCCATagatatgccgacggccgccgttaCCTCCCGTCTGCGTAGTTTCAACGCCGTCAAACAGTCAGCGCTGACCGGGTAGGTGGGCCCGGGCTATGCCGACGGTCCCCGTAGGCGTATCTCGAGCTTTGCCGACGGCTTTTCTACGCCTACGACCTGTccttggccgtcggcataggtccatctatgccgacgggagccgtcggcatagatgaggCCGTCGGCGCAAGCAGTTATTCTGGTATACTCTTTAAGGTCTCGTTTGGTTGCATCGGATTCGAAGGCAAAACTCCCAATCGGCAGATTTTGAGGGGCAGGTGGGATCCCCTCCTACCACGGGGAAGATCTCCCTAAACCCTGCGGCCATTTGGTGACTGGTAGATGGGGAAACTAATAATTCAAGCCACTTGATTCACACGACAACTAACTTCAAATGACGCAAAAGTTATGCACAGTGAACGAAAAGAAAAACACAAGCCACATGAGAGAAGCTCAGAAGGTCGCTTTATGCCTGAGAGTTGAGTGATCAGAGCCACGCCACAGATGCCTGTGCTGATGGCATCTAGTACAACTCTTCATCGCCAGTTCCAGGGTAGAGAATAAAGCTGGGGAACGACGACATGGTCATGTCCCTGCATCACAGCATGCTCGGATGTCAGTCAAGACTCAAGAAGTCGTCTTTCAATCTCAAGCATTGTTTTCCAAAGCTGAAAATATAGTGGCTACTCTTACTTCAGGTATGGGAGAGTCATGTACTTCAGCAAGGCTGGATTCGTGCTTGTCAATGCTTTCCATTCGTCGGGATCTATCCTCCCGTCGCCGTTCAGGTCTGCCTCTGTGAATGTCTGTCGGATATAGGTTAGCATAGTGTTAACGCTTGTTGTGCGGCAGCATTTCATCTGGATGTGGCGTACCTGATCAACCATCTGTTCGACAGCGTCGTCAGAAAGAAGTAGGTCTGATTCACTCAGGATTGCAAGCACCATCTCCTTCAACTGCAGAAATGATCAGGTTCAGTAAGTACTCAAACGTCAAATTGTACAGGTAGTGTGTCGTGCTATACTTAGCGCATATAATGTTCTTTGTGTTATTTTTCCAACTAGCAAGGTCGCCCTCGCAAATGCGAGGGCATCATTAAAAATATCATTATAAACATTTGTCATTTCTAAAGCTGTAGCTATGATGTCTATGAAAATATGGGCCTGACAAACAATGCAATTAGTTACATTTACAAACATCTAATGGTTATGATTTAATAATTGAAGATGGTCCACCAGATCAATGGCCTGGTGTTTCTGGTTTGTGTGAGAATCTCTAGCagatttctcttttttttttctctccGTATTTTGCTTTTAGTATATACAATAATAGATAGATGAAGCAAGATGTACTGGCAGAGCTGAAGGAAGAACCATCTAAATCGGCAAACCGCAGTGTGTGGTAGTATGCTCAAATGGCCTCGAAGTAGCATGTTCAGTTGACAGGGATTATGTGCAGAATGATAGTCTTCAGTAACAGACAATACAAACCTCTTCACGTTCAATGCTGCCGGTGCCTCGCAGGTCATATAGTCTGAATGCAACTGCAAGAAGGGATCCTCCAGATGTCAAATATACTACTCCCTAAGTCCCATAATATAGGAGCGTtttttacggagggagtatataacaGGCTATTGCTACTTGAATTGCACCCAGAATTTATGAAATGCTAGTCATGTCTTACAACATTCACATTAAAAATAGAATACTGGGAGAAAAGTGGAGCTGGTTTCGTACATGCAATCTTGTCTGCCATGGGAGTATCTGGGTGAAAAATTTGGAGGGACCGAACAAACTCGTCAAATTCAATCACACCATTTCGCTTCAGATCGAACAGATCAAATATCTGCAGTAGTGGAATACACATATGAACAGGTTGTACAGTTGATCTGATATGAGATATTTGTGCATCAGTTTGGAACAATTTTACAGTCACACAGATAATAATATCCAGGCTCAATCTACTGGCTCGTCTTGCTGTCAAAGCCGTCATGCCAAAACTGAAGGACACCCAAATTGTTCGAGAAATTATAGCTATTCAGAGCACTGGAGTAGTGTAAAAATTATGAGCTGACCCGATCGGCAAAAAGGTTTTTCCGATTGCTGTTCCTGAAGAGAGCAAGTTGGAACTCCTCCTGTTAAAAAGAAGGTAGTTCAACCGGAATTTTCAGAAGGAACCACATGGTGAATTTGCTGCCTCAGTGAGAAGATTAGCCTAGCTACAAGAAGATATAATAGGCCAGATGTATACCTTGTGGATGAGCCCATCCTTGAATATAGAATAGCTAATCTTTTCAAACAACTCGTAGAGGGCCTTCACTTCATCCAAAGAAACTGCATGCATGCGGGAAGAAAttagttactccctccgtttctaaatatttatctttctaGTTATTTCAAATGAAGTACCACAtagcacatacggatgtatatagacatattttacagtatagattcactcactttgctccgtatgtagtcacttgttaaaatatctagaaagacaagtatttaggaatgGAAGGAGTAGAAATTAAACAACAGGGGGAACGCATGGACTCATTCTTGCACTGAAAAAATCATCAGAAAGAAAGGAGAAGCTAGAAGTTCTTACATGTGGTCTCTTTGGCCAGAAGAGCAGCATCCTCATGCCGAGGAGCTCGTTTGAACTGCTTTGACGATGCACAGCCCATACAGACCCACTCACAAGGCTAACAAACCCAGCCTTTTTCTTATGATTAACAGCCGTCTTCTTGCAGAAAGGGATGAAGAAAACACCTAAGACAAAAGGGCAAAGACATTGGTACCAGCACAAAACCAATTATTACTAAATTTTATACCAGGAAAAAAAGAATCAAGCAAAAGCAAAACAGCCAAGAAACAGAGTCAGCAGCCAGGGAAACACCAAGACACAAGGTCACCTGGGAAACAACGAAGGATGCCTTGTTCGATCCACGGTGCTAAAAGATCTATAGGTGGCTGAAGAGAGAGATGGATAGTGTGTAAAGTAGCATCTTCCAGGACTAGCTTCGAGCTTATGGCTGATGCAACGGGGAAGGAGCTAGAAGAAGGAAACCTTATATTTTATGCGCGTGCACAGAGCAAGGGTCCAGGGATCTACGTCATACTGACACAAGTGTAGCACAGAATATTGCAGTACGGACAACAACAAGACACGGAAGGCAAAAGTTGACTTGACTTGCATGCAAACAAGATCGCCACATCTATGCATTCCCTCTTATCAGTATGCAACACACAAACATATATCAAGGGCGTCTCCAACGCTCATCCCAAACCGGACACCGCATCCGTCCGCAGACTCCGATGCAGAAGCCGACCATTCAAAACTAGTTGCATACAATTCAAACCGGATTTAAACAAACGGTACAAATTTCAGCAAACACGTCGGATTTCATTCATGTTCGGATATAATTTACATAAAGCGACAGATGTTTTGGCCGTATAACTGAAAAAAACTAAAGTTTATAGCCTGGCGCTCCAAAGGAGCCGCTCAGCTTCCTCCTGTGCATGGTGAGGGCCGCCGTGGCCAATGCCGATGGTGCTCGTGGAGCCCTGGTAGCGGCCTTTGCCCCTGCCAGCATTGGCGGAGGAGTCGCTAAGCGACCACTCCTCACCATCAAGGCGGCGGCGGAGCCTCGCAGACGTGTCTACGGTGGTGACGGAGTAGTCGGCGGCTCAGACGATGGCGAGGTTGGGGTTGTTGTGGACCAAGTCCAGCACGCGTCCAACTTGGGGTTGTTGTGGACCAAGTCCAGCTCGCGTCCAACTTGGCGAACGAGAGCGACGGGTAGTGTTGCCATGCTCATACCGCACCGCCTGCCTTCCGCCCTTTCCTCGGCGGACACGACGGCCCGCAATCCCGAGGGACCGTTGCCACCGCCACCACCGAGGTAGTGGAGGATGCGGCCACATGCTTTGGCGGTCACCGGCGGCAATTCACCCACGATGATCTGGTTGCGCCAGTTGCGGCGAGGCTGGCCCGTCGATCTGGCCCTACCGGTTATGCGGCATTAGTGACGCCGACTTGTCCTTCATGCGGCGCCCGATTTGGAAGCCATGGTTGCTTGTCGGTGACGCCGACTCCTCCTTGACGCGACGTACGATCTCGACGTCGTTGCGGTTGCGTGGGGGTATGTTGGCTCCTCTTTGACGCGCCGAAGAGGAGATGCAGGCTCCTCGTTGACGCGGTAGCGTGGCGGTTCCTCCTTGACGAGACGCGGCGTCGAGGGCAGTGTTGCGCCATGCTCCCGAAGTGACCACTCCATCATCAGCTACATCTGACGGACAAATTCCTCTTTTGTCATAGTGGTCTCCACGAGGAGGCGCAGCTGCTGCGGTGGCAGTGATGCCGTGAGCCTGACAAAGATCCACTGCCGTTGCCTCCTGCCGGCGTGGGAGAACCATGATTTTTCAGCATCGCCGGAGTTGGAAAGGCTCAGGAAGGAGGAGGGGCTCGGAGAGGAGGAGGTGTGAATGGCATCGTTGGAGCACGGCATATATAGCCACGAACAGGCCATGTGAAGGACTGGTCAGCCCGCTTCAATGCGGCACAACGGCCAGGGTTAGTTTCTCGAGATGCGACGTCCGCATTTAAGCGACGATACCCGAGAGCTCGCATCAGTCAGCGCCGCCTTTCCGTCCAGTAGCGTCGCACAGCTTCAATGCCAGCCGCTACGTGCTCTGGGCCGACATGAATGCGGTGTGGGAAGCAATACGTGCGTTGGATGGAAAGAGCAGGAGAGGCGGGAGGTTTTTTTGGGTGGGCAAGGGTTGTCGAAAGCCGACACGGTAGTGGTCCGGATGCTAGTAAAGCTCCCCCCCGGTTTGCTTCCGCTCTGCAGGAAAAATGACGTCTGGACCGTTGTGCGAACCGATACATGAGAACGTCTGGACCGTGTGTCCCGGATGGTTGCGGGTGGTTTGATGGTAagcattggagatgccctaagggCATGTTGATTGCCTACAtcttgttggggatcgttgcagaaattaaattttttctatgcatcaccaagatcaatctatggagcttactagcaacgagaggggagtgcatcttcatacctttgaagatcgcgatgcggaagcgttgcaagaacgcggtcggtggagtcgtacacgaagtgattcagatcgcggccgaatccgatctaagcaccgaacaacggtgcctccgcgttcaacacacgtgcagcccggtgacgtctcctgcgccttgatccagcaaggagagagggagaggctggggaagactccgtccagcagcagcatgacggcgtggtggtggtggaggagcgtggcactccaggagggcttcgccaagcaccgcgagagacgaggagggagaggggtagggctgcgccaagagagagggagactcgtgtctctggcagccccaaaacccccactatatacaggggaaggggaggggggccggcccctagatccatctagagggggggcggcggcccccttagggtttccaactagggggggggggtgcccgcccccgggagggggggggggcagcggccccctagggtttccaaccctaggcgccttgggcccttggggggggggcgcaccagcccactaaggggctggttcccacccaactacagcccattaggtccttcggggcaggtggaccctcctggtggactcccggaaccccttcggtggtcccggtacaataccgataaaccccgaaacctttccggtgactgaaactggacttcccatgtataaatcttcacctccggaccattccggaactccttgtgttgtccgggatctcatccgggactccgaacaacattcggtaaccacgtacatctattccctataaccctagcgtcatcgaaccttaagtgtgtagaccctacgggttcgggaactatgcagacatgaccgagacatctctccggccaataaccaacagcgggatctggatacccatgttggctcccacatgttccatgatgatctcatcggatgaaccacgatgtcaaggattcaatcaaacccgtatacgattccctttgtctaccgatatagcacttgcccgagattcgatcgtcggtataccgataccttgttcaacctcgttacggcaagtctctttactcgttccgtaacacatcatcccgcgaccaaccccttagtcacattgagctcattacgatgatgtcttaccgagtggccccagagatacctctccgtcatacggagtgacaaatcccagtctcgattcgtgccaacccaacagatactttcggggatacccgtagtgtacctttatagccacccagttacgttgtgacgtttggcacacccaaagtacccttacggtatccgggagttgcacaatctcatggtctaaggaaaagatacttgacattagacaAGCTTTAGCAGACAAACTACACGaacttgtgctatgcttaggattgggtcttgtccatcacatcattatcctaatgatgtgatcccgttatcaatggcatcctatgtccatggttaggaaaccgtaaccatctattgatcaacgagctagtcaactacaggctcactagggacatgttgtgctctatgtattcacacatgtattacgatttccggataacacaattatagcatgaacaatagacaattatcatgaacaaggaaatataataataaccattttattattgcctctagggcatatttccaacagtctcccacttgcactagagtcaataacctagttacattgtgatgaatcgaacacccatagagttctggtgttgatcatgctttgcacgtggaagaggtttagtcaacggatctgcgacattcaggtccgtatgcactttacaaatctctatgtctccatcttgaacattttcacgaatggagttgaagcgacgcttgatatgcctggtcttcttgtgaaacctgggctccttggcaagggcaatagctccagtgttgtcacagaagagagtcatcgggcgcgacgcattgggaataactcctaggtcggtaatgaactccttcatccagattgcttcatgtgctgcctccgaggctgccatgtactccgcttcacatgtagatcccgccacgacgctttgcttgcaactgcaccagctgactgccccaccattcaaaatatacacgtatccggtttgtgacttggagtcatccagatctgtgtcgaagctagcatcgacataaccctttacgacgagctcttcgtcacctccataaacgagaaacatatccttagtccttttcaggtacttcaggatgttcttgaccgctgtccagtgttccatgccgggattactttggtaccttcctaccaaacttacgacaaggtttacatcaggtctggtacacaacatggcatacataatagaccctatggccgaggcataggggatgacactcatcttttctctatcttctgccgtggtcgggcattgagccgcgCTCAATCTCataccttgcaatacaggcaagaaccccttatatgactgatccatattgaacttcttcaatatcttgtcaaggtatgtgctttgtgaaagaccaatgaggcgtctcgatctatctctatagatcttgatgcctaatatataagcagcttctccaaggtccttcattgaaaaacacttattcaagtaggcctttatgctttccaagagttctatattatttcccatcaatagtatgtcatccacatataatatgagaaatgctacagatcgagctcccactcactatcttgtaaacacaggcttctccataagtctgtgtaaacccgaacgctttgatcatctcatcaaaacgaatgttccaacttcgagatgcttacaccagcccatagatcgagtgttggagcttgcataccttgtcagcattcttaggatcgacaaaaccttccggctgcatcatatacaattcttccttaaggaaaccattaaggaatgccgtcttgacgtccatttgccatatctcataatcatagaatgcggcaattgctaacatgattcggacagacttcagctttgctacgggtgagaaggtctcatcgtagtcaacccctcaaacttgtcgataacccttagcgacaagccgagctttatagatggtcacattgccatccgcgtccgtcttcttcttaaagatccatttattttctttggctcgccgatcatcgggcaagtccgtcaaagtccatactttgttttcatacatggatcctatctc is drawn from Aegilops tauschii subsp. strangulata cultivar AL8/78 chromosome 1, Aet v6.0, whole genome shotgun sequence and contains these coding sequences:
- the LOC109739617 gene encoding calcineurin B-like protein 7 translates to MGCASSKQFKRAPRHEDAALLAKETTFSLDEVKALYELFEKISYSIFKDGLIHKEEFQLALFRNSNRKNLFADRIFDLFDLKRNGVIEFDEFVRSLQIFHPDTPMADKIAFAFRLYDLRGTGSIEREELKEMVLAILSESDLLLSDDAVEQMVDQTFTEADLNGDGRIDPDEWKALTSTNPALLKYMTLPYLKDMTMSSFPSFILYPGTGDEELY